The following proteins are co-located in the Carassius auratus strain Wakin chromosome 7, ASM336829v1, whole genome shotgun sequence genome:
- the LOC113105465 gene encoding FH1/FH2 domain-containing protein 3-like, with the protein MEQLAANQTFRCILATVLAVGNFLNGCKAKGFELSYLGKLSQVRDTHGRQPLLHHVCVLLLQLYPQSSDLYSDITAVTKASKCDYTQVQTNLSQLESLCKASWDQLRLLEKDGKKKKGGGRKEEGGEEAALHQRLTQFLKDCEERLKVLRAVHRRVINRFHSFLLFLGYSRSMVRETSAEVFCKTVSDFALEYRATRSAVLQQREREKEKKNSQNTPKLRPRLQQSPAHENQEQVKLEEVLKTPESPSTSSFHFDFTLPRQRSKTSDKKGCPSRKLKW; encoded by the exons ATGGAGCAGCTGGCGGCCAATCAGACGTTTCGCTGCATACTTGCGACTGTGCTGGCCGTCGGTAACTTTCTGAACGGCTGTAAG GCCAAGGGCTTTGAGTTGAGTTACCTGGGCAAACTCTCTCAGGTGAGAGACACACACGGCCGCCAGCCTCTGCTTCATCACGTTTGTGTGTTACTGCTCCAGCTTTACCCACAATCCTCTGATCTCTACTCCGACATCACTGCGGTCACTAAAGCCAGCAAG TGTGACTACACACAAGTGCAGACGAATCTCTCGCAGCTCGAATCGCTTTGCAAAGCATCCTGGGATCAACTCCGACTACTTGAGAAGGATGGGAAGAAGAAGAAAGGTGGAGGAAGGAAAGAGGAAGGTGGAGAAGAGGCGGCGCTCCATCAGAGGCTCACACAGTTTCTGAAGGACTGTGAGGAGAGACTGAAGGTGCTCCGAGCCGTTCACCGCAGAGTCATCAACAg ATTCCACTCGTTCCTGCTGTTCTTGGGTTATTCGCGCAGCATGGTGAGAGAAACGAGTGCGGAGGTATTTTGTAAGACTGTCAGTGACTTCGCTCTGGAGTACAGAGCCACTCGCAGTGCTGTGCTtcaacagagggagagagagaaggagaagaagaacagcCAAAACACACCGAAACTCAGACCCAGACTCCAACAGAGCCCAGCTCAC GAGAATCAGGAGCAGGTGAAGCTTGAAGAGGTTTTGAAGACTCCTGAATCACCGTCGACGTCGTCTTTCCACTTTGACTTCACTCTTCCACGACAACGCAGCAAGACGAGCGACAAGAAAG GTTGTCCCTCCCGAAAGCTGAAGTGGTGA